CTCGGCAggcttgtgcttcctgggtggaCACACAGGACCACTGAGACCTGAGTTTCTGGGAAGCGGGGCGCATGGGGCTTCTGAACTACAAATAAAGCTTCGAAAGGCCGTTCTGTGTTGGCAGATGTGCCAGGAGAGGAGCCGTTTCATAGGCATGTTGAGGGGGGTGCCTTTATTAGACAGACGCTGGGAGACAGGCATGGCGGGGACCTGGCTGGGGGATGACACAGCTAGTGATGGCTGCCGCTTCGTACTTGGCTTGCTTTGGACCACAGCCTCGTAACAGTAACCCCTGCTTTCCAGGGGCCCAGCACCCCCTCTTGCCAGGGTCCACACACAGGGTTGTGATGGGACCACCCCTGCAGGTCCAGCTCTGTCTCCCACCTTCTGCACAGAGCTTCAGGGGAAGCCTCCAGAAGTCAGGGGTGGGAACCCGTCTTGCTCTTCCTCAGGCAACCCCAAGACAGGCTGAAGCCCCTCAAGCACTTGGGTGCCCGACTAGCAACAGCAAGGGCAGCACCTGTGGCCCTCAGCCCAGGGCCAACGAAACAGGCTGTGGGACCTCAGGGACCTTCTGCTGCCTGGGCCACCCCACCTGGGCAGAGCCAGCGGGGAACCCAGAGGCACCCAACTGGAGGTGACGGGGCAGCTGCGGGTCCTGGCCAGTCCTAGCTCCTGCTTGGGTCCCAGCACACCCTGCAGCTCACTCACAGTTTTTGGGGGAGCCCTGGGGTCTTGGGGCATGTGGTTCCGCTGTCATGCACACGCATGGCCTCCTGGGAGTCCTGGTCCTGCAGCCCCTACCACCGGATGCCCAGGCCAGTGTTGGCCTTCTCCACGGCGTGGTACTGCGTATGCAGCAGGCGGCCTGCACACTCCGAGTCCGTGCCCTGCAGCCAGTGTGTGTACAGCTCTTGAACCCCAGGCGCATCCTCGGGCATCTCAGCCCGGACCATGCCGTACAGTCTCTCCACGTGCTGGAGGAGCTCCCTGCTGGGCCTGTCTGGGGCCTGGAGCTGGCCCCCACCATTCAGGCAGCCTGTGGGAGAGCAGACGGGACACATGGGTCACAGCCTGTGCCCCAGCGGAGCCTCCTGACCACCTGGGAGCAGGGAGGTGACCGGGCCCCTCTGTGCCCCACTTCCTCCCACTCCCAGCCTGGTAGGTGGTGGCCCACAGCTCTGGTCCCAGAAGGGGCCCTCGTGTCCTGTCCCTCACGGGAGCTACCTGAGGGGCAGGCCATGACCTCCACGTAGTGGTAGGGGCAGCGCCCGCGTTTGAGCCTCTGCACCAGGTTCTGGATGTTGCGGAAGCCGTACGCCATCGCGAAGTGCAGCAGCACCTGGCCCTCCTTCTCCAGGGTCACCTCCTGGAAGTCCTTGTTCCTGGGGGGCACAGGTGGGGTTTGTCTACGTGGCACACCCACCAGGCTCCTGCCCGCCTGGGAGGGGAGGCCTGCTGGGCTTCAGGGGATGACCGGGCAGCTCCCAgggctctctccctctctcttgggCAGGGGGACGGACAGGAACGGAGAGAGGGCGGAAAGCTCACTGCCACGAGTCCAGAGGGGACCTCACCTCCAGCTTTGGGCTCCCTGTCTGTAAAACAGGCCTCCCTCCCCAGGGATGGCTGTGAGGCCCTGGCCCTCCCGCCTGGGATGTGATTGCATGCCCTGCGCCAGACACCCACCACCCTTGACCACGCTGGCCTCTCGGGCTCAGGGTCACCATCCCCCACGATGGGCCGACTGAGGCCTGGAGGGCTTAAGTGAAGTCACACCCTGAGCCCACCAGGAGGGCCCTgcctgggcccagggtcccctcCAAACCCTGCAGGCCGTCCTCCACCCAGGCCATCTCTGGGGGAGGACCCCGGGTGAGGCAGCAGCCCAAGGAAGGCTGGGGGCTGTGTGGTCGCTCTGCCCAGAGATCTGGCCCATCCCACTGACCTCAGGGGTTTGTAGGTAACCTCAGCCACATGGATTCCAAAGAGCTCTCGGGCCGCGTGCCGGAACACGTGCTCCAGGTAGCCCCCCGAGCCCCCTCCCCGATGGCTGGTGGGCTCCTCTGCAGAGGCACCGCTGCACCTGGCAAGGAAGGAGCGGCCTCAGTACCGCTGGGGCTGCTGCCTGCCAACCGCCGGAGCAGGGCCTGTGTCCCTCACACATGAGCGTTTGCGTTTCCAAGTGGGAGACAAGTCACAGGCACAGAGGAACAGCTCCAGTGTCCCCGGCCATCACAGGGGCCctgccacttctttttttttttttttttttttgagatggagtttcacttttgttgcccaggctggagtgcagtggcacgatctcgtctcactgcaacctcccccttctgggttcaagaaattctcatgcctcaacctcccaactagctgggattacaggtgcccaccaccgcccctggctaaattttgtatttttagtagagacagggtttcaccatgttggccgggcttgtctcaaactcctgacctcaggtgatctgcccacctcggcctctcaaagtgccggggtgacaggcatgagccgctgcgcccagccactCAGCCACTTCTGAGGTGGGGCAATGAATGGGGTGAAcagatttttgttcattttaattctcAAGGGTTGTTgtgattttgtatattaattatttttggtGGGGTAAATAGATGGTAATTTGTGCTTAATAATTTTAGTTGAATGATGAGGAAGAATGTAAAGACCGTGGATATAATAATAGGAGGTCAAGTGGATGTGGCTAGTTGAGGCATTTCACTGTAGAGAGAGATTATTTCTCTCAGTCTTTAACTTAAAAGGTGAATGCTGGGGCAGCTGTGCAGTGGATCTGTGGAAATAGTTGATAGAGGGCTTATAGAGTGGAGGTGTAGTAAATATATGGGGTGAAAGTACAGATTCATAGAGTAAATACAGGTCGCCAAGATGGGCTGTGGGGAGGCAAGCCCAGAGCAGGGGGATGCTATCCCCAGAGGCGGCGTTAGAAGCTAAAATAACAGTTCTTGGTGGCAGACATACGTACAGGCTGTCCAGAGGGGCTGGTTCCAGGTCGGGGAGGGAGACGTCCTCTTCCTCCAGCAACCTGAAAACTTCTCCTGCAAGGAAACCACAGCACAGACACTCTTTAGCTGAGATCTCAGCAACAAAGTCAGAGAACATCCTAGCCGCCTGCGTCCCTAGCAGTCTCTACTTTGGCCCCAGAAGGCCCCAAATGTCCACCCCAGCCCGTGGTAGGGAGGCCGGGCCTGGTCACTCCTGAAGCCCCTCTGGAGGCCACCTGGTCCTGCCGAGATGGACACTTTGCTCACCCAGTGTCCATCTGTCCAGCCTCTTGGGcagtctgcttttctttcttttttttttttttgagacggagtctcactctgtcacccaggctggagtgcaatggtgcgatctcagctcactgcaagctctgtcctCTGggaatcaagtgattctcctgcctcagcctcccgagtagctgggattacacgtgcgctaccactactcccagctaattttcgtatttttagtagatacggggtttcaccatctcggccaggctgctcttgaactcctgacctcgtgatccacttgcctctgcctcccaaagtgctgggattacaggcatgagccaccgcatccggccgcAGTTTGCTTTTCTGCCTCACATTGGGGAGACTGTGGGGCTGCTTGACTCAGGAAAGGGGTGACTAATGGGAGCTGAAGGGGCTGCACTTGAGAATCTCTGCCCACCTCCAAAGACTCATTTCAGAGCCAGCAAGGAGGTACTACTGAGAGCCACTTGGCCGCAGGTCCCCGAGACAGGCCAGCTGCAAACGGGCCCACCTGGCTCCAACAGGAGAGATGAGGGTACGCGCACGCGTGCAAGCCCCCAGGCTCCAGCCAGAGCCCCCGCAAGCAGGATCCTGGGCAGTCGCCACCTGTGCTTGGGGCTCAGGAAGCAGACCAGGAGGCTCGAGGGCTCCGGGCCGCACGGCATGACCGCACCTGTTGTGAGGACACAGTCCACATCCCGTGTCTGGTGTTCCTGGTTGAAAAAGTCGGGTCTAGAGGCTTCCAGCTTTTTGTCATAGCAGGGCATCACCGTGACGTGGTAGATCTTGTCAGGAGTCAAGCGCTACGAGGGAAAACAAACACACGTCTCCCCAATCCCAGCAGTACGGTGGCCGAGGCGTGACCTGGAACTCAGCCATCCTGCAGCCAGGCCGGACCCCGAGGGACAGTGAGCCTCACTCCCTTTCCCAGGAAGCCTCCTGCTGGCTCTGCGGATGTGCCCCTGGATAGGACAGGCCCTGGCTGCGACAGAAAACGACACTGACCCGTTCCCAGTGTGCCTGCACTCCCTAACAGCCAAGTccaaaggaggaggagaagtggCCTTCCCACAGCTCAGGCCCTCTCGCTGCACACCAGCCGGGGAAAGGGATGTCACAGGGGAACcaaccagccccagccccaggtgaaAATCCGTGTTTTCGGGCGGGAGGTGCTGTAGGGGACATGGGCACTCCGGGCCCAGGCACCACCAGGGCCACCCTCAATGGCTGAGTGTCGTCAGGCTTCAGTCCCGCCCCCCACTGGCTGAGTGTCGTCAGGCTTCAATCCCGCGGGGCCTCAGGTGGGGGTCGTGCTGGGCACCCTGTGGATCTGGTGGCCGGGGCTGCCCGAGGGCCTCCTGCTCCCTCAGCCCCAGGCCTGGCTGTTTCTGTGTGAGCAGTGAGCAGCTGTGGATCGGAACGTGGCCCTGTGCTGCCCAGCAGGAGAGGAGTGGCCTGAACTAGGAGGGAACAAGGGTGGAGGTGTGCTCGGGAAGGCCACACACCAAGGCGAGGACTGTTTCCTGCGGCTTCGCGGCAAACAGCCAGAATAATCACGTCTGGCCGCTCCCCAGCCTGAGCCTGGGGCGGCCCAACGCCGTTACCTGCTGCTGGGCGAAGAAGTCCTTGACCAGGGAGCCCATGACCTGCTGCGGGGACCGGGCGGTGCTGATGTAGGGGAGGATGAAGCTGCCGTGCGTCTTCTCGGCATAGCAGATCCAGCCTGAGGCGACAGGGGCACACGGGGCTGGCGGGGGCGCACGGCGGCCCCCGCACCCACAGGCAGCAGCACGACATTCTGGAGGCGGGTCCGCTCATATGGGAGATCATGATGACATTAAAGAGTGCTCGTTCCTGTTCTTCCCACCACCACGTGGAGCTCGGCGTGCACGCAACACCGCCTAGGGACCTGAGGTGACTGTGGGTGGCTCCCAAGGGAGGGCAGCCCCTTCTCCACAAAAGGCCATTTGTGCCAACATTTCTAACCCGTCCTGCGAAACCGGCTTGCGTCTCCACCCCCTATCCCCCGCTTTGTCATCCGTGTCCATATCATGTCACATTTTAACTTAACTCGAACTTGACTCTCACACCGCCCGCACCATGAGCACACCTGGGCAGGCGGAGGCCAGCAGGGGCAGGGCCTGTCTGCAGTCGGCCTGTCCTCGGAATCGCCGCACAAACTCTCTCTGGCtctccaggaggctgaagtgcCTTGAGAAGGCGGTGTCAAAGACAAAGTGCACCCCTGGAAGGTGAAGGTGGGTGCCTGGCTAGCCCCGCGCGGGACGCCCACGCGAGTACACGCCTGTGTGTGGACCACCGTGGTGCTGCTGGGGGACGTGTGTGGCACCCGCTTCCCGTGCCAAAGCCCCGGCCCCACCGTGGGGACCTCCTTAAGCCGCGTTGCCTCGGCATCCCCTGCGAATGCAGGGCTTGCTTTCCCACCCCAGAGGCAGGGCAGCCGCTCGGCAGCTCAGTCctccaccctcccagctccttaGCAAGGCTGGTCCAGGGAACTGCCACGTGCACTGCTCCCGGTGACCCTCCCTAGGGCACAGCTGGACGTGGCCTGCTGGACTGGCCCCTCGGACCCTGAGTGTGCAGACCTGCCACAGTGGCCGCCCCTCACACACGGCAGGACTCCTGGGACAGGCCCGCCGGCTCCAAGCCCAGCAATTAGAACTGCTTGGTAAACCTGCCTGATCGTGCCCTGGACACCAGCAGAGGCACCAGCACGTGGGTCCCTCTGTCTCTGCCTGACCTGTCATTCCTGCCTCGTGTAACCCATGGTCGGAAGACGGCCTTCGGACTCACTGTGCCCCACCTGCCCGTGATCTGTAAGTAAAAATCTTTGAACTTGCTTCCTATTCCCGTGGGGACGAAACCCACACCTTCCACCTGGAGAACCACGGGCTGCCCCAGGCCAGGTTTCCCCTGAGACACCAGGTCAGGCTCCCAGTGCCAGAGCACTGCTCAGACACCAACTGGACGTGGGTGTGGGTCAGACAAGAGCCACGGGGCACCTGCCAGTGTCAACAGGTTTCCAATGTGAGGGACCCGGGACACAGTTGGATGACAGGCAGTCTGCCGGGTACAAAGCACACAGTCCTGCCTCACTGGGAACGAAGGGACTGGACGTGGCGGTTACCCATGAAAGGCACACAGCAGCCATGAGGTCCAGCCCCTTCATTCCCAGTGAGCCACCGGGCATAGGAGCCTGGTTAGCTGGGGCCTCTCAAGACACCCAAGCCCAGCTCCAGGCACACAACCGAAGTCCGCCGAAGCTGGCCTTAGCTGAACCCAGCGGAGCCCCGGAGAGAGTGCCTTAATATCATCAGCTAAAAAGTACAAGGAGTTGGTCAGCCCCAACTCACAGAAAGTGCACAGTCAGAATGCAGACGATTTCTGTGAGAAGGCACTGCTCTCAAATGTCAAATCAAAACTTCAGGCTGAGGTCACAGAGGGAATAAAGTTTCTGTAGCACTGAAGTTCAGGGCTGGGTGGCATGTCAGTGACTCAGAGGCACGAGGAGCCTGGGCTCACTCAGACGCCCCCTTGGTGTGGAGTGGCAGTGTTACCCCAGGTTCAAAGCctacctatttttttaaagaatgaggtTAATTTCCTGGCAGTGTCTGTAGGATTCAGCTGAAACCGTGCAGCCAGCGATGCTCTAGACTGTGGCGAGACTGAGACTACAACCAGCCTCTGCTGACTGGGCGCCGCCATCTGCAAAGCAAGGGGAAGACGCTGCTTACTCTGCCGGCCTTATGCTGATTCCTGGTGCCCAGAGCTGCCCGGTGAGATGCCGTCGGCTGTGGAGAGGGCATGCCAGCTCTATCaagagtgtcttttttttttttttcccccacacagagtcttgctctattgcccaggctggagtgcagtgctgtgatcagagctcacggcaacctctgcctcccaggttcaagggattctcctgccttagcctcctgggtaggtgggattacaggtgtgaaccactgtgcctggccaaggatatcattttttttttgatggagtctcgctctgtcacccaggctggagtgcaatggcatgatcttggctcactgcaacttctgtcagtgattctccggcctcagcctcccgagtagctgggattacaggtgtgcaccaccgtacctggctaattcttgtatttttagtagagacggggttttgccatgttggccagggtggtgttgaactcctgacctcaggtgatccacccgcctcagcctcccaaagtgctgggattacaggcgcaagccactgcgcccggcaaggGTGTCATTTTGATGTATATTTAGAACCTGAAGTT
This genomic window from Macaca mulatta isolate MMU2019108-1 chromosome 20, T2T-MMU8v2.0, whole genome shotgun sequence contains:
- the CIAO3 gene encoding cytosolic Fe-S cluster assembly factor NARFL codes for the protein MASPFSGALQLTDLDDFIGPSQECIKPVKVEKRPGSGVAKIRIEDDGSYFQVNQDGGTRRLEKAKVSLNDCLACSGCITSAETVLITQQSHEELKKVLDANKMAAPSQQRLVVVSVSPQSRASLAARFQLNPTDTARKLTSFFKKIGVHFVFDTAFSRHFSLLESQREFVRRFRGQADCRQALPLLASACPGWICYAEKTHGSFILPYISTARSPQQVMGSLVKDFFAQQQRLTPDKIYHVTVMPCYDKKLEASRPDFFNQEHQTRDVDCVLTTGEVFRLLEEEDVSLPDLEPAPLDSLCSGASAEEPTSHRGGGSGGYLEHVFRHAARELFGIHVAEVTYKPLRNKDFQEVTLEKEGQVLLHFAMAYGFRNIQNLVQRLKRGRCPYHYVEVMACPSGCLNGGGQLQAPDRPSRELLQHVERLYGMVRAEMPEDAPGVQELYTHWLQGTDSECAGRLLHTQYHAVEKANTGLGIRW
- the CIAO3 gene encoding cytosolic iron-sulfur assembly component 3 isoform X3 codes for the protein MAAPSQQRLVVVSVSPQSRASLAARFQLNPTDTARKLTSFFKKIGVHFVFDTAFSRHFSLLESQREFVRRFRGQADCRQALPLLASACPGWICYAEKTHGSFILPYISTARSPQQVMGSLVKDFFAQQQRLTPDKIYHVTVMPCYDKKLEASRPDFFNQEHQTRDVDCVLTTGEVFRLLEEEDVSLPDLEPAPLDSLCSGASAEEPTSHRGGGSGGYLEHVFRHAARELFGIHVAEVTYKPLRNKDFQEVTLEKEGQVLLHFAMAYGFRNIQNLVQRLKRGRCPYHYVEVMACPSGCLNGGGQLQAPDRPSRELLQHVERLYGMVRAEMPEDAPGVQELYTHWLQGTDSECAGRLLHTQYHAVEKANTGLGIRW
- the CIAO3 gene encoding cytosolic iron-sulfur assembly component 3 isoform X1, which codes for MASPFSGALQLTDLDDFIGPSQECIKPVKVEKRPGSGVAKIRIEDDGSYFQVNQDGGTRRLEKAKVSLNDCLACSGCITSAETVLITQQSHEELKKVLDANKMAAPSQQRLVVVSVSPQSRASLAARFQLNPTDTARKLTSFFKKIGVHFVFDTAFSRHFSLLESQREFVRRFRGQADCRQALPLLASACPGWICYAEKTHGSFILPYISTARSPQQVMGSLVKDFFAQQQRLTPDKIYHVTVMPCYDKKLEASRPDFFNQEHQTRDVDCVLTTGEVFRLLEEEDVSLPDLEPAPLDSLCSGASAEEPTSHRGGGSGGYLEHVFRHAARELFGIHVAEVTYKPLRSVGWARSLGRAGRSLVGVPRRQTPPVPPRNKDFQEVTLEKEGQVLLHFAMAYGFRNIQNLVQRLKRGRCPYHYVEVMACPSGCLNGGGQLQAPDRPSRELLQHVERLYGMVRAEMPEDAPGVQELYTHWLQGTDSECAGRLLHTQYHAVEKANTGLGIRW
- the CIAO3 gene encoding cytosolic iron-sulfur assembly component 3 isoform X2, with translation MASPFSGALQLTDLDDFIGPSQECIKPVKVEKRPGSGVAKIRIEDDGSYFQVNQDGGTRRLEKAKVSLNDCLACSGCITSAETVLITQQSHEELKKVLDANKMAAPSQQRLVVVSVSPQSRASLAARFQLNPTDTARKLTSFFKKIGWICYAEKTHGSFILPYISTARSPQQVMGSLVKDFFAQQQRLTPDKIYHVTVMPCYDKKLEASRPDFFNQEHQTRDVDCVLTTGEVFRLLEEEDVSLPDLEPAPLDSLCSGASAEEPTSHRGGGSGGYLEHVFRHAARELFGIHVAEVTYKPLRNKDFQEVTLEKEGQVLLHFAMAYGFRNIQNLVQRLKRGRCPYHYVEVMACPSGCLNGGGQLQAPDRPSRELLQHVERLYGMVRAEMPEDAPGVQELYTHWLQGTDSECAGRLLHTQYHAVEKANTGLGIRW